Within the Beduinella massiliensis genome, the region CACCGCGCCGAGCGTAAACTACAAGGTGCACAAGATGGACGGCACGATCGTCACCTGCGACAACCCCTCCAACCTGCCGCCCGCGGGCGAGATCGAGGAGATGGAGGAGCCGGTGGTGCGCGCCTACATCCACACCCCGCAGGAGTACGTCGGCACGCTCATGGAGCTTTGCCAGGACAAGCGCGGCGTCTTCAAGGACATGCAGTACGAGGGCACGCGCGTCAGGCTTCAATACATCCTGCCGCTGGGCGAGATCATCTTCGACTTCTTCGACCAGATCAAGAGCCGCACGCGCGGCTATGCCTCCTACGATTACGAGCTGGCGGGCTACGAGCCCAGCGACCTGGTGAAGCTGGACATCCTGCTCAACAGCGACGTGTGCGATGCGCTCTCGATGATCGTGCACCGCGAAAAGGCCTATGGCCGCGGCCGCTCCATCGCGGAAAAGCTCAAGGACGTCATCCCGCGTCAGCTCTTCGAGATCCCGATTCAGGCGGCGATCGGCGGCAAGGTCATCGCCCGTGAGACGGTGAAGGCGCTGCGCAAGGACGTGCTGGCCAAGTGCTACGGCGGCGACATCTCGCGCAAGAAGAAGCTGCTGGAAAAACAGAAGGAAGGCAAGAAGCGCATGCGCCAGCTCGGCTCCGTCGAGGTGCCCAGCGAGGCGTTCATGACCGTTCTGAAGATGGACTGACATGGACATCGGGCTTTACATCCACATCCCCTTTTGCGTGAAGAAGTGCGCCTACTGTGACTTCGCCTCCTACCCGGGGATGCTTTCCCACGCGCAGACGTACATGGAAGCGCTCTCGCTCGAGCTTCGCGCTCAGGCGGAGCGCTTTCCCGCATGCAGGGCGAGGACGGTCTTCCTCGGCGGGGGCACGCCCACGCTGCTTTCGGGCGCGCAGGTCGGGGCACTGCTGGACGCCGCGCGCTCGTGCTTTCCCTTTGCCGCGGACGCGGAGATCACGATGGAGGGGAACCCCGGCACGCTGACGGCAGAAAGCCTGGCGGCCTACCGCGCGGCGGGCGTGAACCGCCTGTCGCTGGGCATGCAGGCCGCGCAGGACGGGCTTTTAAAGACGCTGGGACGCATCCATCGCCTGCATGACGTGCAGGAGGGCGTTCGCATGGCGCGCGCTGCGGGCTTTGAAAACATCAACCTCGACCTCATCTACGGCCTGCCGGGGCAGACGAAGACGGACTGGCAGGAGACGCTCGAGCGGGCGCTCGACCTTTCGCCTAAGCACCTTTCCTGCTACGCGCTGATCGTGGAGGAGGGCACGCGCCTGGCCATTTCCCTTTCGGAAGGGAACCTTCCGCCCCTGCCGGACGAGGACGCGGAGCGGGAGATGTACGAAGCGGCGATTCGGGCCGCGAAGCGGGCTGGACTTTGCCAATACGAGCTTTCCAACTTTGCGCGGCCGGGCTTTGAATGCCGGCACAATCTGGTCTATTGGACGTGCGCGCCGTACCTGGGCGTGGGGCTCGCGGCGCACAGCTACATGGAAGAGCGCCGTTTTGGCAATACTGCCCACATGGGCACGTACCTTTCCGCCGTCCGCGCCGGGGAGAGCCCGCAGGATTCCTGCGAGTCGCTTACGGTAAAGGATCGCATGTTCGAGCGGGCGATGCTGGGCCTGCGCCTCACGCGCGGCATGGACGGCTCGCGCTTTGCGCGCGACTTTCACGTGACGCCGCAGGCGTGCTGGGGCGAGAAGCTGACGCGCCTCATAGACGCGGGGCTGCTCATCTGGGAAGGGGATTTTTTGCGCTTGACGCGCCGCGGCATGGACGTGCAGAACGCCGTGCTGGTGGAACTGATGGACTTTGAAGCACCCAAAAGCGGTTTTTAATCAAAAAAG harbors:
- the hemW gene encoding radical SAM family heme chaperone HemW, with the protein product MDIGLYIHIPFCVKKCAYCDFASYPGMLSHAQTYMEALSLELRAQAERFPACRARTVFLGGGTPTLLSGAQVGALLDAARSCFPFAADAEITMEGNPGTLTAESLAAYRAAGVNRLSLGMQAAQDGLLKTLGRIHRLHDVQEGVRMARAAGFENINLDLIYGLPGQTKTDWQETLERALDLSPKHLSCYALIVEEGTRLAISLSEGNLPPLPDEDAEREMYEAAIRAAKRAGLCQYELSNFARPGFECRHNLVYWTCAPYLGVGLAAHSYMEERRFGNTAHMGTYLSAVRAGESPQDSCESLTVKDRMFERAMLGLRLTRGMDGSRFARDFHVTPQACWGEKLTRLIDAGLLIWEGDFLRLTRRGMDVQNAVLVELMDFEAPKSGF